AACTGATTGGACAAAATATACAAAGTGAGGGGTATTTCCATGGTCGCCCTTCCGCAACCGCGGAAACACCATACAACCCACTCGCTTCAGGGGGAAGCAACCTTGCTGTTAGTAACCCCGTGTTACAACAAACGATGGCAGAACGTAGTAAACTGCTGCGTGCTCAGAACCCAGATGCAGGGAATGCCATTCCTGTTGATTTACTGACCGCTTCCGCCAGCGGGCTTGATCCAAATATTTCGGTTGATGCCGCCATTTACCAAGCACCACGTATCGCGAAAAACAGACAGATTTCATTAGAAGCCGTAAAATCATTAATTACGGCGCAAACAGAAACAGCCTCACTGCCCTTTTTAGGCGAACCCATTGTGAATGTGCTACAACTGAATTTGGCACTTGATGAATATATGCAGCAAATGAATAGCCAACGTTAATAAGGTGAGTTATGAAAAATCAGGAACCTTCTCGCCCAAACCCTGATGATTTATTGGTGAAAGCCAATGAAGATGGCCGCGGTAAATTAAAAATCTTTTTCGGCGCCTGTGCAGGTGTCGGGAAAACCTATGCCATGCTACAAGAGGCTCAACGCCTACGCTCACAAGGGTTAGATGTCCTTATCGGCGTGGTGGAAACCCATGAAAGGGAAGAAACTGCTGCCTTATTGGATGGACTATCGGTGCTGCCACATAGAAAATTACAGCACCGTGGTCGCCGTTTAAATGCATTTGATATTGATGCGGCAATTGCGAGACACCCAGCCATTATACTCATGGATGAGTTAGCGTTTAGTAACCCAACTGGCAGCCGTCACCCAAAACGCTGGCAAGATGTTGAGGAGCTATTAGATGCAGGCATCGATGTGCTAACCACCATTAACGTTCAACATATTGAAAGCTTGAATGACATTGTGGGGAGCATAACGGGTATTCGTGTGCGCGAAACGGTTCCTGATCATATTTTTGATGCCGCCAATGAGGTGGTGTTAGTCGACCTACCCCCTGACGATTTACGCCAGCGCCTGAAAGAAGGCAAAGTGTATATTCCAGGGCAAGCTGAACGCGCCATTGAGCATTTTTTCCGTAAAGGAAACTTAATTGCGCTACGTGAGCTGGCTTTACGCCGCACCGCTGATCGCGTTGATGACCAAATGCGAGAGTTTCGTGACGGTAAAGGTGAGGCCCCAGTTTGGCACACCCGTGATGGGCTTTTATTGTGTATTGGCCATAATATGGGTAATGAAAAATTGGTGCGTGCGGCCGCAAGGCTCGCTGCAAAGTTTGGCAGCGTATGGCATGCAGTTTATGTCGAAACCCCCACACTCCACCAGCTCCCTGAATCGCAACGTCGCGCTGTGCTCAAAGCACTGCGCCTTGCCCAAGATTTAGGGGCAGAAACCGCCACCTTATCTGATTCTTCCGAAGAAAAAGCCATACTGCGTTATGCGCGAGAACATAATTTAGGCAAGATATTGATTGGCCGCCGCGATAAACACCGCAAATGGCCCAAACTCAATTTCCGCCCAGGCTTTGCAGATCGCTTAGGGAAATTAGGGCCCGATCTCGATTTAGTGATTGTCGCCCTTGAAGAAAAAAGCGATTGGGATAAAGAGCCTGAAAGAAAACCATTTTCTGAAAAATGGCGTTCCGATTTAAATGGTTACTTGATGGCGATTGTGATGTGCGCCGCTATCACCTTATTTTCTAGAACATTTTTACTCGCATTAGACAAAGCGAACCTCGTAACGCTCTATTTATTAGGCGTGGTACTGATTGCCCTATTTTACGGGCGCCGCCCTTCTGTCTTTGCCGCACTTGTTAACGTTATTAGCTTCGACCTATTTTTTGTTCAGCCTCATTTTTCCCTCGCCATCATGGATATGCAATACTTAGTGACCTTTAGCGTGATGCTAATTGTCGGTGTCGTTGTGGGAAACCTGACCGCAGGCATGCGTTACCAAGCGAGAATTGCCCGCTATAGAGAACAACGAACTCGCCATCTCTATGAAATGACGAAAGAATTAGGACAAGCACTCAATACGGAAGATATCGGAAAGACAGGCTATCACTTTCTTAATAATGCTTTTCAAGCAAAAAGCTGCTTATTAGTACCTGATGAAAATGGCAATTTGCGCCCACTATTATGTGATGGGCATACACCGATGCAAATTGATAAAGCCATTGCCAAATGGAGTTTTGATAAGCGCCAGCCTGCAGGGGCGGGAACAGATACCCTGCCAAGTGTGCCTTATCAATTGCAGCCGATCACAACGGTAGATCAAACCTTAGCCGTATTAGCCATCGAACCCCGTAACTTACGCCAGTTGATGATCCCTGAACAACAACGCATGTTGCAGACGTTTACAGGGCTGATCGCCAGCGCCCTTTCGCGCTTACAACTGACAAAACAAGCTGAATCCGCCAAATTAGATATTGAACGCGAGCAACTGCGAAACTCCTTACTAGCCGCACTTTCTCACGATTTAAAAACACCGTTAACGGTTTTATTTGGGCAAACGGAAATTTTGATGCTGAACTTATCCGCAGAAAACTCCCCTCTGACGGCGCAAGTTAACCAAATGCGCCAACAAGTACTTAGCACGTCACGTTTAGTGAATAACTTACTCGATATGGCGCGTTTACAATCTGGCAGTATTCAACCCAATCTTGAATGGGAATCTTTGCAAGAAATAACCAGTAGCGCGGTCAGAACATTAGATTACACATTACACAGTCACCCATTAGAGATTAACATTCCCGCTGATTTACTGTTATATTGCGATGCCATGTTAATCGAGCGAGTATTAATTAACTTATTGGAAAATGCCGTAAAATATAGCCATGAAGATACCCCCATTGGCATCAATGGCTATATTGAAGGGCAGAAAATTCATATTGAAGTGTGGGATGCCAGTAACGCTATTCCTGATGGACAAGAAAAAACGATTTTTGATAAATTTTCTCGCGCACAAAAAGAGTCCGCAATCCCTGGTGTTGGCCTTGGGCTGGCTATCTGCCGCGCAATCATTCAATTACACGAAGGGGAAATTTGGGCGCAAAATAATAATAAAGGTGGAGCTAGCTTCCACTTTGTTTTACCTTTAAAGCAACTCCCTGATATTGAAGCTGAAGTTTAGGAGACATTACCCGATTGTGAGCAGCCATCAAATCCTGATTGTTGAAGATGAAAAAGAAATTCGCCGCTTTGTCCGACTTGCATTGGAGGGTGAAGGCTGGAAAGTTTTCGAGGCTGAGAATTGCCAACGGGGGTTGATTGAAGCAGGCACAAGACAACCGAATTTACTGATCTTAGACCTTGGGCTGCCTGATGGTGATGGGCTTGATTTAATTCGTGATTTACGAAAATGGAGCAGCATTCCCATTATTGTCTTGTCTGCCCGCGAAGAAGAATCACAAAAAGTTGCCGCTCTTGATGCAGGCGCGGATGATTATTTAACAAAACCTTTTGGTATCAGTGAATTACTCGCCCGAGTTCGTGTGGCTTTGCGCCGTTTTGGTAAAGTGGGCCAAGAAAGCTCACAATTTCAATTTGGTGATATTACTGTCGATTTTATTAATCGGATTGTCACTAAGCAAAATGAAGAATTGCACCTCACGCCTATTGAGTTTCGCTTACTTAGCGAATTAGTTGCTAATAGCGGTAAGGTATTGACTCAACGTCATTTATTATTGCAAGTATGGGGTCCAAGCTATATTGAGCATAACCATTATTTGCGGATTTATATGGGTCACTTACGGCAGAAATTGGAAAATGACCCAACTCGCCCGGTTCATTTATTA
The window above is part of the Providencia sp. R33 genome. Proteins encoded here:
- the kdpE gene encoding two-component system response regulator KdpE, which encodes MSSHQILIVEDEKEIRRFVRLALEGEGWKVFEAENCQRGLIEAGTRQPNLLILDLGLPDGDGLDLIRDLRKWSSIPIIVLSAREEESQKVAALDAGADDYLTKPFGISELLARVRVALRRFGKVGQESSQFQFGDITVDFINRIVTKQNEELHLTPIEFRLLSELVANSGKVLTQRHLLLQVWGPSYIEHNHYLRIYMGHLRQKLENDPTRPVHLLTETGIGYRFMP
- the kdpC gene encoding potassium-transporting ATPase subunit KdpC, whose protein sequence is MNMIRSSIIMLLVLTLLTGIAYPLMVTGLANVFFPWQAKGSLVTRDEQVIGSKLIGQNIQSEGYFHGRPSATAETPYNPLASGGSNLAVSNPVLQQTMAERSKLLRAQNPDAGNAIPVDLLTASASGLDPNISVDAAIYQAPRIAKNRQISLEAVKSLITAQTETASLPFLGEPIVNVLQLNLALDEYMQQMNSQR
- the kdpD gene encoding two-component system sensor histidine kinase KdpD, encoding MKNQEPSRPNPDDLLVKANEDGRGKLKIFFGACAGVGKTYAMLQEAQRLRSQGLDVLIGVVETHEREETAALLDGLSVLPHRKLQHRGRRLNAFDIDAAIARHPAIILMDELAFSNPTGSRHPKRWQDVEELLDAGIDVLTTINVQHIESLNDIVGSITGIRVRETVPDHIFDAANEVVLVDLPPDDLRQRLKEGKVYIPGQAERAIEHFFRKGNLIALRELALRRTADRVDDQMREFRDGKGEAPVWHTRDGLLLCIGHNMGNEKLVRAAARLAAKFGSVWHAVYVETPTLHQLPESQRRAVLKALRLAQDLGAETATLSDSSEEKAILRYAREHNLGKILIGRRDKHRKWPKLNFRPGFADRLGKLGPDLDLVIVALEEKSDWDKEPERKPFSEKWRSDLNGYLMAIVMCAAITLFSRTFLLALDKANLVTLYLLGVVLIALFYGRRPSVFAALVNVISFDLFFVQPHFSLAIMDMQYLVTFSVMLIVGVVVGNLTAGMRYQARIARYREQRTRHLYEMTKELGQALNTEDIGKTGYHFLNNAFQAKSCLLVPDENGNLRPLLCDGHTPMQIDKAIAKWSFDKRQPAGAGTDTLPSVPYQLQPITTVDQTLAVLAIEPRNLRQLMIPEQQRMLQTFTGLIASALSRLQLTKQAESAKLDIEREQLRNSLLAALSHDLKTPLTVLFGQTEILMLNLSAENSPLTAQVNQMRQQVLSTSRLVNNLLDMARLQSGSIQPNLEWESLQEITSSAVRTLDYTLHSHPLEINIPADLLLYCDAMLIERVLINLLENAVKYSHEDTPIGINGYIEGQKIHIEVWDASNAIPDGQEKTIFDKFSRAQKESAIPGVGLGLAICRAIIQLHEGEIWAQNNNKGGASFHFVLPLKQLPDIEAEV